The DNA region CGGCATGGGGGCCGTCTACCTGGGAGAGCACGTCTCCATTGGCAGCCGGGTCGCGGTGAAGGTGCTGCACGCGCACCTGACGATGTACCCGGAGCTGGTCCAGCGCTTCCATGCGGAGGCGCGGGCGGTGAACCTCATCGGCCACGAGAACATCGTCAGCATCTTCGACATGGATGCCACGCCGCCGCGCCCCTACCTCATCATGGAGTTCCTGGATGGGGCTCCGTTGTCCGCGTGGGTGGGGACGCCCCTGGCCGCGGGCGCGGTCGTCTCGGTGCTGTCGCAGGTGTGCGACGCGCTCCAGGCCGCGCATGCGCGAGGCATCGTCCACCGCGACCTGAAGCCGGACAACATCTTCCTGGTCCGGCGCAAGCGCAACGCGCCCTTCGTCAAGGTGCTGGACTTCGGCATCGCCAAGCTGGCGGACGCGCACATGCCCCAGACGCACGCGGGCATCATCGTGGGGACGCCCGAGTACATGGCCCCCGAGCAGTCCCTGGGGCGCGGCGTGGATGGCCGCGCGGACCTGTATGCGCTGGGCGTCATCGCCTACCAGCTCCTCACTGGCCGGCTTCCCTTCAACGATGAGGGACTGGCCGCGCAACTGGTGGCCCATCAGCTGAGGCCACCGCCGCCCCCCAGTTCGGTGTACCCGGCCGTGTCCGCCGCGTTGGAGCACGTCATCCTGCGCGCCCTGGCCAAGAAGCCCGAGGACCGATACGCCTCCATCGCGGCGTTCCGGAACGCGTTGCAGGTGGCGCTCGCCGAGCACGTGCGCGTGTCGGCGCGGAAGACGCGTCCCGGAGGACTCGCGGTGCTCGAGCGGGCGCCCGTCGCGCCAGACATGCCCACCGAAGGCCAGTCGCGGGGGCGGCTTGGCGTGGACGCGCGGGCGGGGCATGTGCCTTCATCGCTCGCGAGCACGTCCCAGCGGCGTCTTGCCCCCGCCGCTCCGGCGGTGCCCCGGGCCTCCCTCGTGGAAGTGCCGGTGCAGGTCGTGCTGCGGCCAGGGGAAAGCCCTGTGCGGCTCAGGGGCAGTGGCCTCTCCCGGGGCGGCTTGTTCCTTCACGGTGGGCGCGTACTGCCGCCGTTGTGTTCGCGGCTGCCCGTGGTGCTGGAGCTGGCGTCCGGGCCCCTGTCGGTCATGTGTGAAGTGGTGCGGGTCGTTCCGCCCGCGCAAGCGCGCGTCTGGGGGATGCCCACCGGCTTCGGCGTCCAGTTCGTCGAGGCCACCGCCGTGCTCAAGGCCGCCGTGGATGCGCTCCTCCAGGGCGAGCCGGTACGTGCCGTCCC from Myxococcus xanthus includes:
- a CDS encoding serine/threonine-protein kinase — its product is MPEVSSGGGCGACGRRHGADASCPTLVRADVRAGGTAHPRCAPVVEAQDPLVGVRCGSFRLVRRLGRGGMGAVYLGEHVSIGSRVAVKVLHAHLTMYPELVQRFHAEARAVNLIGHENIVSIFDMDATPPRPYLIMEFLDGAPLSAWVGTPLAAGAVVSVLSQVCDALQAAHARGIVHRDLKPDNIFLVRRKRNAPFVKVLDFGIAKLADAHMPQTHAGIIVGTPEYMAPEQSLGRGVDGRADLYALGVIAYQLLTGRLPFNDEGLAAQLVAHQLRPPPPPSSVYPAVSAALEHVILRALAKKPEDRYASIAAFRNALQVALAEHVRVSARKTRPGGLAVLERAPVAPDMPTEGQSRGRLGVDARAGHVPSSLASTSQRRLAPAAPAVPRASLVEVPVQVVLRPGESPVRLRGSGLSRGGLFLHGGRVLPPLCSRLPVVLELASGPLSVMCEVVRVVPPAQARVWGMPTGFGVQFVEATAVLKAAVDALLQGEPVRAVPQVPLTEDPAVARLLEAWRQRSAGDAYAVLALEPDSDMGTVRLRTREAWRSLESLEQHSLTPPQRAQVDALRVRVREAAEALGATVQRALYDAWRGNHRGVAKCLEAGLTAEQLESLRREFLARRPQAMGTARSHFQSGGALERDGQLSQALDQYERGLKLAPLEVDMLQRYRRLRRVLGGRATAPTGHDRARSP